One part of the Ralstonia pickettii genome encodes these proteins:
- a CDS encoding LysR family transcriptional regulator, which produces MSTVRFLRTFVAVARHGSFAAAAERVALTQAAVSLQMRALETELRRDLFDRSGRTVTLNAHGRALLPQAEHLLGLYDAMRIGDEPQTELSGAVAIGAVVSVMGSLAHAVAGLKQVHKGLDVKLITGKSGELAEQVEAGELDGALVVEHLERLPANLAWHPLYTEPLVVVAGRHTRGRAEEVLRTHPFLRFDRAVRTGALIDRALRKTHMAVNEFIEVNSIEAIVELVRQQVGVTLVPRLRRASWESDPALRVLPMPPQTPVRTVGMIERKEHVRHGVIQAVLDALETTLGKSSA; this is translated from the coding sequence GTGAGTACCGTCCGCTTTCTCCGCACCTTTGTTGCCGTGGCACGCCACGGCTCGTTTGCCGCCGCCGCCGAGCGCGTAGCGCTGACGCAGGCCGCGGTAAGCCTGCAGATGCGTGCGCTGGAAACCGAACTGCGCCGCGATCTGTTCGACCGGTCCGGACGCACCGTCACGCTCAATGCGCACGGCCGCGCGCTGCTGCCGCAAGCCGAGCATCTGCTGGGCCTGTACGACGCCATGCGCATCGGCGACGAACCCCAGACGGAGTTGTCCGGCGCCGTGGCAATCGGCGCGGTCGTGTCGGTGATGGGGTCGTTGGCACATGCGGTTGCAGGGCTCAAGCAGGTGCACAAAGGGCTGGACGTCAAGCTCATCACCGGCAAATCGGGCGAACTGGCAGAGCAGGTGGAGGCGGGCGAGCTGGATGGCGCGCTGGTGGTCGAGCACCTGGAGCGCCTGCCTGCCAACCTTGCGTGGCACCCGCTCTATACCGAGCCGCTGGTAGTCGTGGCGGGCCGCCATACGCGTGGCCGCGCTGAGGAAGTTTTGCGCACCCATCCCTTCCTGCGCTTCGACCGCGCGGTGCGCACGGGTGCGCTCATCGACCGCGCCCTGCGCAAGACGCACATGGCAGTCAACGAGTTCATCGAGGTCAATTCAATCGAGGCGATTGTCGAGCTGGTGCGCCAGCAAGTGGGGGTGACGCTGGTGCCCCGCCTGCGCCGCGCAAGCTGGGAGAGCGATCCGGCCCTGCGCGTGCTGCCCATGCCGCCGCAAACACCGGTACGCACGGTCGGCATGATCGAGCGGAAAGAGCATGTGCGGCACGGTGTGATTCAGGCGGTACTCGATGCGCTCGAAACCACACTTGGTAAATCCAGCGCCTAG
- a CDS encoding gamma-glutamyltransferase family protein: protein MSHRFDWQNPYPTVRIPLFARNVVSTSHPLAAQAGLRMLLAGGSAVDAAIAAAAMLTVVEPVSCGLGSDAFAILWDGKELHGLNASGTAPQAWNLDYFRKKYGEDANGNPKRPTRGWDAVTVPGAISAWAALHERFGKLPFADVLEPAAEIAERGHTIAPIVAHKWAAAIPELHNQPGYAQAFMPHGRAPEVGEKFKLPDAAATLRRLGQTNGRDFYEGELAERIAAYSRECGGGMTAQDLRDYRPEWVKPITKRYRGYDVHEIPPNGQGIAALIALGILDRFDLGAVPVDSADSQHLQIEAMKLAFADLYQYVADPRSMEVTPEQMLDDAYLDARAKLIDMGRAQIPTFGMPRAGGTVYLTAADENGMMVSFIQSNYMGFGSGVVVPGTGISLQNRGFGFSMDARSANVVEGGKRPFHTIIPAFLTKDGQPQMSFGVMGGDMQPQGHLQTLVRMLDYKQQPQAACDAPRWKVNRDFTLDVEGTMNGKTVAALEARGHKLESVADPYMDFGSGQFIWRLSDDADHGYVAASDSRRDGHAVGF, encoded by the coding sequence ATGTCCCACCGCTTCGATTGGCAGAATCCGTATCCCACCGTCCGCATTCCGCTGTTTGCGCGCAATGTTGTGTCGACGTCCCACCCGCTGGCCGCACAGGCGGGGCTGCGCATGCTGCTCGCAGGCGGCAGTGCCGTCGATGCGGCCATCGCGGCGGCGGCCATGCTCACCGTGGTCGAGCCCGTCTCGTGCGGCCTCGGCAGCGATGCATTCGCAATCCTCTGGGACGGCAAGGAACTGCACGGCCTGAACGCCTCCGGCACCGCGCCGCAGGCATGGAACCTCGATTACTTCCGCAAGAAATACGGCGAAGATGCCAACGGCAACCCCAAGCGCCCCACACGCGGCTGGGACGCGGTGACCGTGCCCGGCGCCATCTCCGCGTGGGCTGCGTTGCACGAGCGCTTCGGCAAGCTGCCGTTTGCCGATGTGCTGGAACCCGCCGCCGAGATTGCCGAGCGCGGCCACACCATCGCGCCCATCGTTGCGCACAAGTGGGCGGCGGCCATTCCGGAGCTGCACAACCAGCCCGGCTATGCGCAGGCCTTCATGCCGCACGGCCGCGCGCCGGAAGTGGGCGAAAAATTCAAACTGCCCGACGCAGCCGCCACGCTGCGCCGCCTCGGCCAGACCAACGGCCGTGATTTCTACGAAGGCGAACTCGCCGAGCGCATCGCCGCCTATTCGCGCGAATGCGGGGGCGGCATGACCGCACAAGATCTGCGCGACTATCGCCCCGAATGGGTCAAGCCGATCACCAAGCGCTACCGCGGCTACGACGTGCACGAAATCCCGCCGAACGGCCAGGGCATCGCCGCGCTCATCGCGCTCGGCATTCTGGATCGCTTCGATCTTGGCGCCGTGCCCGTCGACTCGGCAGACTCGCAGCATTTGCAGATTGAAGCGATGAAGCTGGCGTTTGCCGATCTGTACCAATACGTGGCCGACCCGCGCTCGATGGAAGTCACGCCCGAGCAGATGCTCGACGACGCGTACCTCGATGCACGCGCCAAGCTCATCGACATGGGCCGCGCGCAGATCCCAACCTTCGGCATGCCGCGCGCCGGCGGCACGGTGTACCTGACCGCCGCCGACGAGAACGGCATGATGGTCTCGTTCATCCAGTCCAACTACATGGGCTTCGGCTCGGGCGTGGTGGTGCCGGGCACCGGCATCAGCCTGCAGAATCGCGGCTTCGGTTTTTCGATGGACGCGCGCTCGGCCAACGTGGTGGAAGGCGGCAAGCGGCCATTCCACACCATCATCCCGGCGTTCCTGACCAAGGACGGCCAGCCGCAGATGAGCTTTGGCGTGATGGGCGGCGACATGCAGCCGCAAGGCCACCTGCAGACGCTCGTGCGCATGCTCGATTACAAGCAGCAGCCGCAGGCCGCGTGCGATGCACCGCGCTGGAAGGTCAACCGCGATTTCACGCTGGACGTGGAAGGCACGATGAACGGCAAGACCGTCGCCGCGCTGGAAGCACGCGGGCACAAGCTCGAATCGGTGGCCGATCCGTACATGGATTTCGGCTCTGGCCAGTTCATCTGGCGCCTGTCGGACGATGCCGACCACGGCTACGTGGCCGCCAGCGACAGCCGCCGCGACGGCCACGCAGTAGGCTTCTAA
- a CDS encoding LysR family transcriptional regulator: protein MEWNDWETFCRVVEAGSFTAAAEALGIPKSTASAAVSRLEAGLGVRLMTRTTRQLRLTEAGSHFYDDIAPLFERLREVHADTTAASETVAGTLRIAAPYEVGAQHLTEPVCRTLEKYPHLQIQVHISWEQPDLLASGYDIVFVMVDQVLPDSSLVARRVVLIPRGLYASPTLLAERPPLKTPADLAGWPCLSGPDDASWAFRPVGEPAVEPIEVPIQPRLQTLNAEMRARAAVRGLGVARMARSVGDTEVAAGRLVRVLPDFELTALRVYALMPARKLVPRKVRVFLDALEAEGASATPAPA, encoded by the coding sequence ATGGAGTGGAACGATTGGGAAACCTTCTGCCGCGTGGTGGAGGCCGGCAGCTTCACCGCCGCCGCCGAGGCGTTGGGCATCCCCAAATCGACCGCCAGCGCCGCCGTATCACGGCTGGAAGCCGGGCTGGGCGTGCGGCTCATGACCCGTACCACGCGACAGTTGCGGCTGACCGAAGCGGGCTCGCACTTCTACGACGACATCGCGCCGCTGTTCGAGCGCCTGCGCGAAGTGCACGCCGACACCACCGCGGCCAGCGAGACCGTGGCCGGCACGCTGCGTATCGCTGCGCCGTACGAAGTCGGTGCGCAGCACCTGACCGAACCCGTGTGCCGCACGCTGGAGAAATATCCGCATCTGCAAATCCAGGTGCACATCTCGTGGGAACAGCCAGACCTGCTCGCCAGCGGCTACGACATCGTCTTCGTCATGGTTGACCAGGTGTTGCCGGATTCCTCGCTGGTGGCGCGCCGCGTGGTGCTGATCCCGCGCGGTTTGTATGCGTCGCCGACCTTGCTGGCGGAACGCCCCCCGCTCAAGACGCCCGCCGACTTGGCCGGCTGGCCCTGCCTCTCCGGGCCTGACGACGCGAGTTGGGCCTTCCGCCCCGTTGGTGAGCCCGCCGTCGAACCCATCGAAGTCCCCATCCAGCCACGCCTACAGACGTTGAATGCCGAAATGCGCGCCCGCGCCGCCGTGCGCGGCCTGGGCGTGGCTCGCATGGCGCGCTCCGTGGGCGATACCGAAGTCGCAGCCGGCCGGCTCGTGCGTGTGCTGCCCGATTTCGAGCTGACCGCGCTGCGCGTCTACGCGCTGATGCCGGCTCGCAAGCTGGTGCCGCGCAAGGTGCGCGTGTTTCTGGATGCGCTGGAAGCAGAGGGCGCTTCCGCCACACCTGCACCCGCCTAG
- a CDS encoding DUF192 domain-containing protein: protein MTTLSRLFAALSLAVAATGALAQTPAAPTAPNTGLPVVDLTIGMYKVKAEVAATPQTRETGLMFRKTMPDTAGMLFVFDESAGHCFWMKNTDLPLSIAFITDDGTISDIAEMKPQTEDNHCPTRAGSYALEMNKGWFARKGVKPGMKVGGLPR, encoded by the coding sequence ATGACCACCCTGTCCCGCCTCTTTGCCGCTCTGTCGCTGGCCGTTGCCGCCACCGGAGCCCTCGCCCAGACACCCGCCGCGCCCACCGCCCCGAATACCGGCCTGCCCGTGGTCGACCTGACCATCGGCATGTACAAGGTCAAGGCCGAGGTGGCGGCCACCCCGCAAACGCGCGAGACCGGCCTGATGTTCCGCAAGACCATGCCCGATACCGCAGGCATGCTGTTCGTGTTCGATGAATCCGCCGGCCACTGCTTCTGGATGAAGAACACCGACCTGCCGCTGTCCATCGCCTTCATCACCGACGACGGCACCATCTCCGACATTGCCGAGATGAAGCCGCAGACCGAAGACAACCACTGCCCCACCCGGGCCGGCAGCTACGCGCTGGAAATGAACAAGGGCTGGTTTGCACGCAAGGGCGTCAAGCCCGGCATGAAGGTAGGCGGGCTGCCGCGCTAA
- a CDS encoding MBL fold metallo-hydrolase, producing the protein MHAFDNNRRRWMQQAGALAAGAASAGLPLHALAADAPKKGTRLILLGTAGGPTPKKNRSAPAQVIVINGVSYVVDCGNGVARQYVTAGLKLKDIRHVFLTHQHSDHNADYGTLMLLAWATDLTGPVDAWGPPPLAAMTTKFLELYDYDIRTRIADEGRPPLAPMIHPHEISEGGLVMQDANVKVTSALVKHPPVSPAFAFRFDSADRSIVISGDTAPSENLVRLAYGADVLVHEVMHLPSLDKLLSTEPNAKTLREHLLASHTSTDEVGRIATEAKVKTLVLSHFVPGGYPYLEDSVWLDAVRPHFKGEIIVGHDLQEI; encoded by the coding sequence ATGCACGCCTTCGACAACAACCGTCGCCGCTGGATGCAGCAGGCCGGCGCGCTGGCCGCGGGTGCGGCGTCCGCCGGTTTGCCGCTGCATGCCCTGGCCGCCGATGCGCCCAAGAAGGGCACGCGGTTGATCCTGCTGGGCACGGCAGGCGGGCCCACGCCCAAGAAGAATCGCTCGGCGCCGGCACAGGTGATCGTCATCAACGGCGTGTCGTACGTGGTCGATTGCGGCAACGGTGTCGCACGCCAGTATGTGACGGCGGGCCTCAAGCTCAAGGACATCCGCCACGTCTTCCTCACGCATCAGCACTCCGACCACAACGCCGATTACGGCACGCTGATGCTGCTGGCGTGGGCCACCGACCTGACCGGCCCCGTTGACGCCTGGGGCCCGCCCCCGCTGGCCGCCATGACGACCAAGTTCCTGGAGCTGTACGACTACGACATCCGCACCCGCATTGCCGATGAGGGCCGTCCGCCGCTGGCGCCGATGATTCATCCGCACGAAATCAGCGAAGGCGGGCTGGTCATGCAGGACGCCAACGTGAAGGTAACGAGCGCGCTGGTCAAGCACCCGCCAGTGTCGCCGGCATTTGCGTTTCGCTTTGATTCGGCAGACCGGTCCATCGTCATCTCCGGCGATACGGCACCGAGCGAAAACCTCGTGCGCCTGGCGTACGGCGCCGATGTGCTCGTTCATGAGGTGATGCACCTGCCGTCGCTCGACAAGCTGCTGTCCACCGAGCCGAACGCCAAGACGCTGCGCGAGCATCTGCTGGCGAGCCACACCTCCACCGATGAGGTCGGCCGCATCGCCACCGAGGCCAAGGTGAAGACGCTGGTGCTGTCGCACTTCGTGCCCGGCGGGTACCCGTATCTGGAAGATTCAGTCTGGCTCGATGCCGTACGCCCGCACTTCAAGGGCGAGATCATCGTCGGGCACGATCTGCAGGAAATTTAA
- a CDS encoding LysR family transcriptional regulator — protein sequence MRLRQIEVFRAVMLVGTVSEAARMLNVSQPVVTRVLQHTELQLGFRLFDRTKGRLQPTAEAFELFSEVERLYQEVERVRRVSANLRHKGAGRLRVAATPSLAPSILAPAVRRFSQRHPDTLVRVFTHHTAEIVQGLLSQDIDVGFAFAPPVHPAISTTPVAQGRILLAAPRAWVGGKTDGRALHKLLAEKPFIGLEDQISLGSLVGQTLARGGLAPQSTLEVQTYSLARSLVEESLGVTMLDQFTAATGSMERIALFALEPAQTFDVRAMRAEHHAPSSLADSLVQCFAEAARALSDELPQRVEPTAFVLKPTEPDSDAAD from the coding sequence ATGCGTTTGCGCCAGATCGAAGTCTTCCGCGCCGTGATGCTGGTCGGGACCGTCAGCGAGGCGGCGCGCATGCTGAACGTGTCGCAGCCCGTGGTGACGCGTGTGCTGCAGCACACCGAGCTGCAACTCGGCTTCCGCCTGTTTGACCGCACCAAGGGCCGCCTGCAGCCCACCGCGGAGGCGTTCGAGCTGTTCAGCGAAGTCGAGCGGTTGTACCAGGAGGTCGAGCGCGTGCGGCGCGTGTCGGCCAATCTGCGTCACAAGGGCGCCGGGCGCTTGCGCGTGGCGGCAACGCCCAGCCTGGCCCCAAGCATCCTCGCGCCTGCCGTGCGGCGTTTCTCGCAGCGCCATCCCGATACGCTGGTGCGCGTGTTCACGCATCACACGGCCGAGATCGTGCAGGGGTTGCTTTCACAGGACATCGACGTCGGTTTTGCCTTTGCGCCGCCCGTGCATCCGGCCATCAGCACCACGCCGGTCGCCCAGGGTCGCATCCTCCTGGCCGCGCCGCGCGCCTGGGTGGGCGGCAAGACGGACGGCCGCGCGCTGCATAAGCTCCTTGCCGAGAAGCCGTTCATCGGACTGGAAGACCAGATCTCGCTTGGCTCGCTGGTCGGGCAGACGCTGGCGCGCGGCGGGCTGGCGCCGCAGTCGACGTTGGAAGTGCAGACGTATTCGTTGGCGCGTTCGCTGGTGGAGGAGTCGCTCGGCGTGACGATGCTCGATCAGTTCACAGCCGCCACCGGCAGCATGGAGCGCATCGCGCTGTTCGCGCTGGAGCCCGCGCAGACATTCGATGTGCGCGCCATGCGTGCCGAGCATCATGCGCCGTCATCGTTGGCGGATAGCCTCGTGCAGTGCTTTGCCGAAGCCGCACGTGCGTTGTCCGATGAACTTCCACAGCGCGTCGAGCCGACCGCATTTGTGCTCAAGCCCACCGAACCTGACAGCGACGCAGCAGACTAA
- a CDS encoding DoxX family protein, translated as MDAFIQRWRDELILLGRVLMMLLFVISGWGKLTGFQGTVGYMGTVGAPMPMVAAAIAVVMEFGVGIALLIGFWTRPLALLMALFVLGTALIAHTFWNVEGAMQTANMVQFYKNLSIMGGLLLLAVTGAGRYALQKS; from the coding sequence ATGGACGCATTCATTCAACGCTGGCGCGACGAGTTGATCTTGCTCGGTCGCGTGCTGATGATGTTGCTGTTCGTGATTTCCGGCTGGGGCAAGCTGACCGGCTTCCAGGGCACCGTCGGCTACATGGGGACGGTCGGTGCGCCCATGCCCATGGTGGCGGCCGCCATCGCAGTCGTCATGGAATTTGGCGTGGGGATTGCCCTGTTGATCGGCTTCTGGACCCGGCCGCTGGCGCTGTTGATGGCGCTTTTCGTGCTGGGCACTGCGCTGATCGCCCATACGTTCTGGAACGTCGAAGGCGCCATGCAGACCGCCAATATGGTTCAGTTCTACAAGAACCTCAGCATCATGGGCGGGCTACTATTGCTTGCCGTGACGGGGGCCGGGCGGTACGCGTTGCAGAAGTCGTAG
- a CDS encoding MliC family protein, giving the protein MRRFATAVMFGLALGAGVFSGVATAQQSPVPGMSSDDLNTALDFAKAGLNKAIDQARAYSALPIKDPHDVRYTCEGGKTLLVKYMTVGDTPLAAMPLNGKTLVFANVMAASGARYASGQYVWWTKGPTGFLTDETLPGGRNQLYRDCSEATSGRP; this is encoded by the coding sequence ATGCGTCGTTTCGCAACTGCAGTGATGTTCGGGCTGGCGCTGGGCGCCGGCGTCTTCAGCGGCGTCGCCACCGCCCAGCAATCGCCGGTGCCCGGCATGTCGTCCGACGATCTGAACACGGCTCTCGACTTTGCCAAGGCCGGTCTCAACAAGGCCATCGATCAGGCGCGTGCGTATTCGGCGTTGCCGATCAAGGACCCGCACGACGTGCGCTACACGTGCGAAGGCGGCAAGACACTGCTCGTGAAATACATGACGGTGGGCGACACCCCGCTGGCCGCCATGCCGCTCAACGGCAAGACGCTGGTCTTTGCCAACGTGATGGCCGCTTCGGGTGCGCGCTATGCGTCGGGCCAATATGTGTGGTGGACGAAGGGCCCCACCGGCTTCCTCACCGACGAGACCCTGCCCGGCGGCCGCAATCAGCTCTACCGCGATTGCAGCGAAGCCACCAGCGGCCGGCCTTAA
- a CDS encoding MFS transporter: protein MSLQILKPASLRAFPHFSSARVHAFGLAMGLSTGLDFVSSQMFAVAGQHIQGGVHASPEAYLYAVTAYAVAAVVANLAIGRIAAHVGYRMYSLAGIVLFAIGCVVCAESNNIGELVIGRTIQGLGAGGLFSASRILVQLAAEPDERIPPMLMFSVGLFGLTTIAPWICAEVLEYSEWRVIFWIELALAGAAWMAVFFLPPEHHQPRTRAARRPDAAPPQQSQWDWIGVGAMAIGALSFLMGLSELRYNRLTASPLIPLLLLGGTASLLLAIHRLRTHPDPWLDLSRLNGRRYLWGIGFYGIYYLMSGYWSYLFPAVSQGGLGFTFRTTTLFLMISGAVSTVVAVAMTAWLPFFFRKRRFIAIGFAVYAAAALLLATSLMPGAPDYAFFPVSILEGITPGAVMIQVAMMTYLDLDREDFAHGYQMKNIARQFATAVGTGLAAVSLQTQQAESRSLIVAHVTRFTSDLQAANPLTPERLASLSAEIDRQATLLAGTQLFSWFAVACSVFAVLVLVQRSLR from the coding sequence ATGTCGCTGCAAATCCTCAAACCCGCGTCCCTGCGGGCGTTTCCCCACTTTTCTTCGGCGCGCGTCCACGCTTTTGGGCTGGCGATGGGCCTGTCCACGGGTCTCGATTTTGTCTCGTCGCAGATGTTCGCCGTGGCGGGCCAGCACATCCAGGGCGGTGTTCATGCGAGCCCCGAGGCGTATCTATACGCCGTCACAGCGTATGCGGTGGCGGCCGTGGTCGCCAACCTCGCCATCGGCCGCATTGCCGCGCACGTGGGCTACCGGATGTATTCGCTGGCGGGCATCGTGCTGTTCGCCATCGGCTGCGTGGTGTGCGCCGAGTCCAACAACATCGGCGAGCTCGTCATCGGACGGACTATCCAGGGCCTGGGTGCGGGCGGCCTGTTTTCGGCGTCGCGCATCCTGGTGCAACTCGCGGCCGAGCCCGACGAACGCATTCCGCCGATGCTGATGTTCAGTGTCGGCCTGTTCGGGCTGACCACGATTGCACCGTGGATCTGCGCCGAAGTGCTGGAATACAGCGAGTGGCGCGTGATCTTCTGGATCGAACTGGCGCTCGCCGGCGCGGCATGGATGGCGGTGTTCTTCCTGCCGCCCGAACACCATCAACCGCGCACACGCGCTGCACGCCGCCCCGATGCAGCGCCGCCGCAACAAAGCCAATGGGATTGGATTGGCGTGGGTGCGATGGCCATCGGCGCGCTGTCGTTCCTGATGGGCCTGTCAGAGCTGCGCTACAACCGGCTGACGGCCTCGCCTTTGATTCCGCTGCTGTTGCTGGGCGGCACGGCTTCTTTGCTGCTGGCCATCCACCGCCTGCGCACGCACCCAGACCCGTGGCTCGATCTCTCGCGGCTGAACGGCCGCCGCTACCTGTGGGGCATTGGTTTCTACGGCATCTATTACTTGATGAGCGGGTACTGGTCGTACCTCTTTCCGGCGGTATCGCAAGGCGGCCTGGGTTTTACGTTCCGCACGACCACGCTGTTCCTGATGATCAGCGGGGCAGTGTCGACCGTGGTAGCCGTCGCCATGACCGCCTGGTTGCCGTTCTTCTTCCGCAAGCGGCGCTTCATCGCCATCGGCTTTGCCGTGTACGCGGCAGCGGCGCTGCTGCTGGCAACAAGCCTGATGCCGGGCGCGCCGGACTACGCGTTCTTCCCCGTGTCGATTCTGGAAGGCATCACGCCGGGCGCGGTGATGATCCAGGTCGCGATGATGACCTACCTCGATCTCGACCGCGAAGACTTCGCGCACGGCTATCAGATGAAGAACATCGCGCGCCAGTTTGCGACGGCGGTGGGCACGGGGCTGGCGGCGGTGTCGCTGCAGACGCAGCAGGCGGAATCGCGCTCGCTCATCGTGGCGCACGTCACACGGTTCACCTCTGACCTGCAAGCCGCCAACCCGCTCACGCCCGAGCGGTTGGCAAGCCTCTCTGCCGAGATTGATCGGCAAGCGACGCTGTTGGCGGGCACGCAACTCTTCAGCTGGTTTGCCGTGGCGTGCAGTGTGTTTGCCGTACTCGTGTTGGTGCAGCGCTCGTTGCGCTGA